GGAATATAGGTAATGGTAAAAGGTTTCCCGCCGGATGACCGGTGAAAATCCACCACCCCGATCTTTTTACCGCTGCAAAACCAAAGGTTGCCCGCAGCATCCTCATTCAGATAACGAATATCCATTGTGCCGAAAACAGGCTGCAGGAAAGCAGAAGGGACAAACCGCCCCATAGCTGCATCAAATTCGTATACCCCCTTCGCGGTACCAAACACCACCCGGTTCTTCACTTTAAACACAAAATTATTCAAGGCGGACGGCAGGCCTGCACTGTCGGTAAACAGATGCGCAGTCAGTGTTTTACGGTCGGCCGACAACTGCAGTTGATATACGCCCCTGTATGGATGCGACGCCCATATCACATTATTGTTGTCAATCTCCAGAAACCGGACAGACTCCTGCAATCCCTGTACCATGCCCCTGTCTGTAAAACGGCCATGCTCATACCCCAGCATCCGCACGCCGGCGTAAGTGCCGGCCAAAACTTCTGCCGCAGGGTATACCGCCGTCATCGGTTTAAACAGCCAGGTACCCGGACCATAGGCCAGCGGCCGGCTCACATGATCAGCTACTTCAAAACATCCGATATGCTGCCCCATCAGCAGATGGCCATTCACTTCATCGAACCGCCACACTTCATGCTGGCTGCCGGGCATCCGCACAAAATCACCTTTGGAAAAACTCAGGTCGCCACTGCCCGACAACGGCACATAATACGCCCCGTCAGAAGTGGCGAGGTACAACTGCCCTTTATAAATCCTCGCAGAATAACCGGATACTTCGTTGGTCTTACTGGGATTGATATATTTAATGGCCGCATTGTATGCAATAAAGCCAATCCCGTTATTTAATCCGGCCCACAGGTTGTTGTCCCTGTCCAGGAAAACACTGAGCACATTATTGTTTTGCAGCCCTTCCGTCCGGGAGATTTTCTGCACAATACGCCCGGCGAAATCCATCACCAAACAACCCTCCGCCGTGGTGGCGGCTACCAGCTCATTGGCATTGATACGGGTGCATACGGAGAGATTGACGCCTGCCGGCAAACGGCTGTCCTGCTTTTGCAGATGACCGTCCGGCCCAACGAGAAACAGCCCGTCTGTTTGCGTGGCGATCAACAGGCTGTCCTGCCCCATCTCCATGATACCGGATATCAGCACGTTGTTCAGCGGTTGTTTGATATTCAGCGGCAACCACTCATGACGCTCCAGTTGCAGCAGGCCGTTAGCCTTGTCCTGTGCATATAATTTATTGCCTGCCTTCCGGAGGTACATCCATTCGCTGGTAGTAGGATATACTTTAATACTGTTGTTGCGATACTCCATCAGCCTGTCCGATGCCTGGAAAAAAACGGATTCTCCATAGAGCTCTATCCGCCAGATGTCCGCGAACCTGTTCTGCGATTTTGGCAGCAATTTTTTCAGAGAGGTATAGGTCAGCACACCATTG
The Chitinophaga varians genome window above contains:
- a CDS encoding triple tyrosine motif-containing protein, whose translation is MRRWCLLILIYLYSLTCAGQNTIGLPQIINYSKSDFKAGTQTWDIRQDSRGMMYFANNEGMLTYDGSHWNVYPLPNKTIVRALAMDSNDRVYAGGQDEIGYFERAANGVLTYTSLKKLLPKSQNRFADIWRIELYGESVFFQASDRLMEYRNNSIKVYPTTSEWMYLRKAGNKLYAQDKANGLLQLERHEWLPLNIKQPLNNVLISGIMEMGQDSLLIATQTDGLFLVGPDGHLQKQDSRLPAGVNLSVCTRINANELVAATTAEGCLVMDFAGRIVQKISRTEGLQNNNVLSVFLDRDNNLWAGLNNGIGFIAYNAAIKYINPSKTNEVSGYSARIYKGQLYLATSDGAYYVPLSGSGDLSFSKGDFVRMPGSQHEVWRFDEVNGHLLMGQHIGCFEVADHVSRPLAYGPGTWLFKPMTAVYPAAEVLAGTYAGVRMLGYEHGRFTDRGMVQGLQESVRFLEIDNNNVIWASHPYRGVYQLQLSADRKTLTAHLFTDSAGLPSALNNFVFKVKNRVVFGTAKGVYEFDAAMGRFVPSAFLQPVFGTMDIRYLNEDAAGNLWFCSGKKIGVVDFHRSSGGKPFTITYIPELDGKILLGFENIYPYNKENIFIGSEKGMIHLNYEKYTGNQQQVRIMMGQVRALGKSDSLIFGGYFNRTATGYVQEEQEVPALPKSYNSFHFEYSSPAYGLQNNIEYSYQLEGYDGRWSAWSSRPEKDYTNLPDGKYVFKVKARDNLGHESAELRYQFSVKPAWYKTVWAYLLYSLLLAGVLYLLYRLQERNLAVQQRKFDEEQARLKYIHQLELEKNEKEIIELQNEKLANEIRFKNNALADASLHLVEKGDALVKVKDILASVYKKNDNNPEIRNALLLLNDVEKNNANWEQFASHFDEINNNFLKKLKDRYPVLTNTDLKLCAYLQLKLSSKEIAQLMAISVRGVEIKRYRLRKKLNLPTEQQMTDFFHTI